One Lacunisphaera limnophila DNA window includes the following coding sequences:
- the miaA gene encoding tRNA (adenosine(37)-N6)-dimethylallyltransferase MiaA — protein sequence MPRPIHVLTGCTAVGKTELALRWAEAHGAEIVSCDSLLFYRGADIGTAKPSPAELARVPHHLVDCCDLADRMDVTQYVIRARKAVMEILARGRQVLVTGGSGFYLKAFFAPVADEVAVAPDIREGVRQRLASAGLASLVEELQRLNPAGLGGLDIQNPRRVTRALERCLASGRTLGELQAAFDALPSAFADLEVRLCQLVREPAELDARITTRVEQMVRAGLVAEVRGLLERGGLKENPSVAGAIGYRETIDFLEGRLAESDLTAVIARNTRALVKKQRTWFKTQLPVHPLVPADSADPGRLFAAPV from the coding sequence ATGCCCCGTCCGATCCACGTCCTCACCGGTTGCACCGCCGTCGGCAAGACCGAGCTGGCCCTGCGGTGGGCCGAGGCCCACGGCGCCGAGATCGTGTCCTGTGACTCGCTGTTGTTCTACCGGGGGGCCGACATCGGCACGGCCAAGCCGTCACCGGCCGAGCTCGCGCGGGTGCCGCATCACCTCGTGGACTGCTGCGATCTGGCCGACCGGATGGATGTCACCCAATACGTGATCAGAGCACGGAAGGCGGTGATGGAAATCCTGGCCCGCGGCCGGCAGGTGTTGGTGACCGGGGGGAGTGGATTTTACCTCAAGGCTTTCTTTGCCCCGGTCGCCGATGAGGTGGCGGTGGCTCCGGATATAAGGGAGGGCGTGAGGCAGCGGCTGGCCAGTGCCGGGCTGGCGTCCCTGGTGGAGGAATTGCAGCGGTTGAATCCCGCCGGGCTGGGCGGCTTAGATATCCAGAATCCCCGCCGGGTGACCAGGGCCTTGGAGCGGTGCCTCGCGTCGGGGCGGACGCTGGGTGAACTGCAGGCCGCCTTTGACGCGCTGCCTTCGGCCTTTGCGGATTTGGAGGTCAGGTTGTGCCAACTGGTGCGGGAGCCCGCCGAACTGGACGCACGCATCACGACGCGGGTCGAGCAAATGGTGCGGGCCGGACTGGTGGCGGAAGTCCGCGGACTCCTGGAACGCGGCGGGTTGAAGGAAAATCCGAGCGTAGCGGGGGCGATCGGTTATCGGGAAACCATCGATTTTCTCGAGGGCCGGTTGGCGGAAAGCGACCTGACCGCGGTCATCGCGCGCAATACGCGGGCGCTGGTGAAAAAACAACGCACCTGGTTCAAAACGCAGCTGCCGGTCCACCCACTCGTGCCGGCGGACTCAGCCGACCCGGGGCGGCTCTTTGCGGCGCCAGTTTAA
- a CDS encoding DUF4199 family protein, whose amino-acid sequence MSPPLKYGLLAAVATSLWLLLAWALGLHTEHIGLGHLANYGAEVILIVALWRALHQQLHEANRYWLPVWQGLLRGLLTALVAAMGVYIFLSLYLQFINRDYPDLHLDWQVARMRAAGESEEQVRAVARAYRWSTGPVGLPVTIGGVYLLFAFIAAPLLTLWLNWRRKEPPRVG is encoded by the coding sequence GTGTCGCCTCCGCTGAAATACGGCCTCCTGGCGGCGGTCGCGACGAGCCTCTGGCTGCTCCTGGCCTGGGCGCTGGGTCTCCACACCGAGCACATCGGCCTGGGCCACCTCGCCAACTACGGGGCCGAGGTCATCCTGATCGTCGCGCTGTGGCGCGCCCTGCATCAGCAACTGCACGAGGCCAACCGCTATTGGCTTCCCGTCTGGCAGGGCCTGCTCCGCGGCCTGCTCACCGCGCTCGTCGCCGCGATGGGCGTTTATATTTTCCTGTCCCTCTACCTGCAATTTATCAACCGCGACTACCCCGACCTCCACCTTGACTGGCAGGTCGCGCGGATGCGGGCGGCGGGTGAATCCGAGGAACAGGTGCGCGCCGTCGCCCGGGCGTACCGCTGGAGCACCGGTCCGGTCGGCCTCCCCGTGACCATCGGCGGGGTCTACCTCCTCTTCGCTTTCATCGCCGCCCCCCTGCTCACCCTCTGGTTAAACTGGCGCCGCAAAGAGCCGCCCCGGGTCGGCTGA
- a CDS encoding tetratricopeptide repeat protein, translating to MSKKTPPPPAASSWSTIVIIALFGALFGGTLTYFIVRRPAPAGTMASLTSAPANPDPTTHRPAVDLTAGQTPPQAARTLGNFYYDHQNWAQAIEHYQSAIRQGSDDADIRTDLGNAYRFAGKPDDALVQYNLAQKMSPTHEFSLFNQGGLFLDDFKQPGRAVEIWQEYITRFPTGQNVNAARQLIAQTQGGGVMPPSAPAGLPAAPPPPQTSAAEDLILRQIQAGQSKPANP from the coding sequence ATGAGCAAAAAGACCCCTCCTCCCCCCGCGGCCTCTTCGTGGTCCACGATTGTGATCATCGCCCTGTTCGGGGCGCTCTTCGGGGGCACCCTCACCTATTTTATTGTCCGCCGTCCCGCGCCCGCCGGCACCATGGCGTCCCTGACCAGCGCTCCGGCCAACCCGGATCCGACCACCCACCGGCCGGCCGTGGATCTCACCGCCGGCCAGACTCCGCCCCAGGCCGCCCGCACCCTCGGCAATTTCTATTACGACCACCAGAACTGGGCCCAGGCCATCGAGCATTACCAATCCGCCATCCGCCAGGGCAGCGACGACGCGGACATCCGCACCGACCTGGGCAACGCCTACCGCTTCGCCGGCAAGCCGGATGACGCCCTCGTCCAATATAACCTGGCCCAGAAGATGAGCCCCACACACGAGTTCAGCCTCTTCAACCAGGGCGGTCTCTTTCTCGACGATTTCAAGCAGCCCGGGCGGGCCGTCGAGATCTGGCAGGAATACATCACCCGCTTCCCCACCGGCCAGAACGTCAACGCCGCCCGCCAGCTCATTGCCCAAACCCAAGGGGGCGGAGTCATGCCCCCGTCGGCCCCGGCCGGTCTCCCGGCTGCGCCACCCCCGCCCCAGACCTCCGCCGCCGAGGACCTGATCCTGCGCCAGATCCAAGCCGGCCAGTCCAAACCCGCCAACCCCTGA
- a CDS encoding TolC family protein produces MTQLLRRLTASSLAALLLCSAARAQDSVPTSVPGATTEAAGPELTLEQCIARALQKNFDLEISRFAPQIAQDSIVVARGGFEPQLSVTGSTGENTAPGFESKDTDLRVGVTQRLQTGTTVSASSRLNRSSSDPAPLLNPAYAADLTLSVRQSLLNGAGLAINRAGIERAEIGFARANLEYKARVLDIIQDTENAYYNLAYAREQLAVRNFSLTLANKLLDEAKTRRDTGVATDLDVLQAEVGVANAHRSVILAEQSVKDRQDGLLALIGQFELDAALGTVRFKEVTAAAPVFASSYAMAKQNQPDYLSSQAAIEQFRIDLKLAKDAARPDLTVGAALGLSGTNGSTSDAFGDAFDRQNKAWQVDFAFNYPWGQKSDRARERQSLAALSREQSRLRQTEQTIELQVRSAVRSVETNLESVKIASLASALSQKQYELEKAKFDAGLSTSRRVLEAQDDLESARVNELQAKATLHTAIAALHRIEGSSLQRYAVELP; encoded by the coding sequence ATGACCCAGCTCCTTCGCCGTCTCACCGCCTCATCATTGGCCGCCCTGCTCCTGTGCTCGGCCGCCCGCGCCCAGGACAGCGTGCCCACCTCGGTCCCCGGCGCCACCACCGAGGCCGCCGGTCCCGAGCTGACCCTGGAGCAATGCATCGCCCGCGCCCTCCAGAAGAATTTCGACCTCGAGATCAGCCGCTTCGCCCCGCAGATCGCGCAGGACAGCATCGTCGTCGCCCGCGGCGGTTTCGAACCGCAACTCTCGGTCACCGGCTCCACCGGGGAAAACACCGCCCCGGGCTTCGAGAGCAAGGATACCGACCTGCGCGTCGGCGTCACCCAGCGCCTCCAGACCGGCACCACCGTGAGCGCCAGCAGCCGCCTTAACCGCAGCTCCTCCGACCCGGCCCCCCTTCTCAATCCCGCCTACGCCGCCGACCTCACCCTCTCCGTCCGCCAGTCCCTCCTCAACGGCGCCGGCCTCGCCATCAACCGCGCCGGCATCGAGCGCGCCGAGATCGGCTTCGCCCGGGCCAACCTCGAGTACAAGGCCCGTGTCCTCGACATCATCCAGGACACCGAGAACGCCTACTACAACCTGGCCTACGCCCGCGAGCAGCTCGCCGTCCGCAACTTCTCCCTCACCCTCGCCAACAAGTTGCTCGATGAGGCCAAGACCCGCCGCGACACCGGCGTCGCCACCGACCTCGATGTCCTCCAGGCGGAGGTCGGCGTGGCCAACGCCCACCGCAGCGTCATTCTCGCGGAGCAGTCCGTCAAGGATCGCCAGGATGGCCTGCTCGCCCTCATCGGCCAGTTCGAGCTCGACGCCGCGCTCGGCACCGTTCGCTTCAAGGAAGTCACCGCCGCCGCCCCCGTCTTCGCCTCCTCCTACGCGATGGCCAAGCAGAACCAGCCCGACTATCTCTCCTCCCAGGCCGCCATCGAGCAGTTCCGCATCGACCTGAAACTCGCCAAGGATGCCGCCCGGCCCGACCTCACTGTCGGCGCCGCGCTCGGTCTCAGCGGCACCAACGGCAGCACCTCCGACGCCTTCGGCGACGCCTTTGACCGGCAGAACAAGGCCTGGCAGGTGGACTTCGCCTTCAATTATCCCTGGGGCCAGAAATCCGACCGGGCCCGCGAGCGCCAGAGCCTCGCCGCCCTGAGCCGCGAACAGTCGCGCCTGCGGCAGACGGAGCAAACCATCGAGCTCCAGGTCCGCAGCGCGGTGCGCTCCGTCGAGACCAACCTGGAGAGCGTGAAGATCGCCTCCCTCGCCTCCGCCCTCAGCCAGAAGCAATACGAGCTCGAGAAGGCCAAGTTCGACGCCGGCCTCTCCACCAGCCGCCGCGTCCTCGAGGCGCAGGACGATCTGGAATCCGCCCGCGTGAACGAGCTGCAGGCCAAGGCCACGCTGCACACCGCCATCGCCGCCCTCCACCGCATCGAGGGCAGCTCCCTGCAACGTTACGCGGTTGAGCTTCCCTGA
- a CDS encoding peptidylprolyl isomerase — protein MISWIQKYFQKHIPLVMFVMLIIIGLPMVFIYSQSSGIGMADVKVRQQQFFNVNLANQEQASRVFTDGELSGYLRAGYPALQGAQLQQYALQRVAGLALADELHLPVPTSEQVAKYVTTLRAFQNEKGEFDQSVYTRFGDSLKSSGSPFTAAGVTRVLRDDTRLEALVKIVGGPGYVLPSDVKQQLSRIDSTWTVQVASLDYASFAPAINPSEEVLKKFHEENAFRYDVPARPRMSLVEFKAAAFAPPVGPTEEELRAFYTANPSRFPVPTEAGKPDAALDAAGADNFPKVRAEVESTLRDLASRKLASQAANNLTVALFEKKFAPNAPELAAFLSGVRLTPVAIPPFAPDAPPADRTWLGSYAEAIARLTKDRPFSDALPTPDGFVVMLWQESLPAYQPIFAEVRERALADYRTTEKRRLFIERGNALKARLQAAGSPAAFAAAAADEKLEVKTYASFTLRQPPQDFPQPAMGALGSLETGQVSDLIGSGDKGLLVYVQEKKLPDLTPANPRYAEVQTQLMSFASSSNENAILGGLVEAELAKNSPEAATP, from the coding sequence ATGATTTCCTGGATTCAAAAGTACTTTCAGAAGCACATCCCCCTCGTGATGTTCGTGATGTTGATCATCATCGGTCTGCCGATGGTGTTCATCTACAGCCAGTCCTCCGGCATCGGCATGGCCGACGTCAAGGTCCGGCAGCAGCAATTCTTCAACGTCAACCTCGCCAACCAGGAACAGGCGAGCCGCGTCTTCACCGATGGTGAGCTCAGCGGCTACCTCCGGGCCGGCTACCCCGCCCTCCAAGGCGCCCAACTCCAGCAGTACGCCCTCCAGCGTGTCGCCGGCCTCGCCCTCGCCGACGAGCTCCACCTGCCCGTCCCCACCTCCGAGCAGGTGGCGAAATATGTCACCACCCTCCGCGCCTTCCAGAACGAGAAGGGCGAGTTTGACCAGTCCGTCTACACCCGCTTCGGCGATTCCCTCAAGTCCAGCGGCAGCCCCTTTACCGCCGCCGGCGTCACCCGCGTCCTGCGCGACGACACCCGCCTCGAGGCGCTCGTCAAGATCGTCGGTGGCCCCGGCTACGTGCTCCCGTCGGATGTGAAACAGCAGCTTTCCCGCATCGACTCCACCTGGACCGTCCAGGTGGCTTCCCTCGACTACGCCAGCTTCGCCCCGGCCATCAACCCGTCGGAAGAGGTCCTGAAAAAATTTCATGAGGAAAACGCCTTCCGCTATGACGTACCCGCCCGTCCCCGGATGAGCCTCGTCGAGTTCAAGGCCGCCGCCTTCGCCCCGCCCGTCGGCCCGACCGAGGAGGAGCTCCGCGCCTTCTATACCGCCAATCCCAGCCGCTTCCCGGTGCCGACCGAGGCCGGCAAACCCGACGCCGCCCTCGACGCCGCCGGGGCCGACAACTTCCCCAAGGTCCGCGCCGAGGTCGAGTCCACCCTCCGCGACCTCGCCAGCCGCAAGCTCGCCTCCCAGGCCGCCAACAACCTGACGGTCGCCCTCTTCGAGAAGAAATTCGCCCCCAACGCCCCGGAGCTGGCCGCCTTCCTCTCCGGCGTGCGCCTGACCCCCGTGGCCATCCCGCCCTTCGCGCCCGATGCCCCCCCGGCCGACCGCACCTGGCTCGGCAGCTACGCCGAGGCCATTGCCCGCCTGACCAAGGACCGCCCCTTCTCCGACGCCCTCCCCACTCCCGATGGCTTTGTGGTGATGCTGTGGCAGGAAAGCCTGCCCGCCTACCAGCCCATCTTCGCGGAAGTCCGCGAGCGCGCCCTGGCCGATTATCGCACCACCGAAAAGCGCCGTCTCTTCATCGAGCGCGGCAACGCCCTCAAGGCCCGCCTGCAGGCGGCCGGGAGCCCGGCGGCCTTCGCCGCCGCGGCCGCGGACGAAAAACTTGAGGTCAAGACCTACGCCTCCTTCACCCTCCGCCAGCCGCCGCAGGACTTTCCCCAGCCCGCCATGGGGGCCTTGGGTTCCCTGGAAACCGGCCAGGTTTCCGACCTCATTGGTTCGGGGGACAAGGGTCTGCTGGTCTATGTCCAGGAGAAGAAATTGCCTGACCTCACCCCCGCCAACCCGCGTTACGCGGAGGTCCAGACCCAGCTCATGAGCTTTGCCTCCAGCAGCAACGAAAACGCCATCCTCGGCGGTCTCGTGGAAGCGGAACTCGCCAAGAACAGCCCTGAAGCGGCGACCCCCTAA
- a CDS encoding HIT family protein, whose translation MSTLPDCFYCRKDQRLHDLMIELAPLSVSTLYLFKEQTYRGRCVVAYHGHVNELYELPAPELARFTADVARAAKAMRTSLGAAKINYGAYSDKLPHLHVHLVPKYVDGPSWGTTFTMMPDPKVLLSDGDYAALAAVIRAALD comes from the coding sequence ATGAGCACCCTCCCCGACTGCTTCTATTGCCGCAAGGACCAGCGCCTGCACGACCTGATGATCGAGTTGGCCCCGCTTTCGGTCTCAACCCTCTACCTCTTCAAGGAGCAGACTTACCGCGGCCGTTGCGTCGTGGCCTATCACGGCCACGTCAACGAGCTCTACGAACTGCCCGCCCCGGAGCTGGCCCGGTTCACCGCCGATGTCGCCCGCGCGGCCAAGGCGATGCGCACGTCGCTCGGCGCCGCGAAGATCAATTACGGGGCCTACTCCGACAAGCTCCCCCACCTGCATGTCCACCTGGTGCCAAAGTACGTCGACGGTCCCTCGTGGGGCACGACCTTCACCATGATGCCAGACCCGAAGGTTTTGCTGTCTGACGGGGACTATGCCGCCCTGGCCGCGGTCATCCGCGCCGCCCTGGACTGA
- a CDS encoding HugZ family protein has product MDASDTHLLLTLLEKQPVAALSTLHQGEPAGSMVPFALLPGGRGFVIHVSRLAAHTGDLIANPAVGLLVIATPDATTSPLALPRVSVQGRARLCPPEDPAYAEARSCYLAKLPQSEGLFSFQDFSLVVIEPQTFRFVAGFGRALTISAEQFAGLSRA; this is encoded by the coding sequence ATGGACGCCTCCGACACCCACCTCCTCCTCACCCTGCTGGAAAAGCAACCGGTCGCGGCGCTCTCCACGCTCCATCAGGGCGAGCCCGCCGGCTCCATGGTGCCTTTCGCCCTCCTGCCCGGGGGCCGCGGCTTTGTCATTCATGTCAGCCGTCTGGCCGCCCACACAGGGGACCTTATCGCCAACCCGGCCGTCGGCCTGCTCGTGATAGCCACGCCCGACGCCACCACCTCTCCCCTCGCCCTCCCTCGCGTCAGTGTGCAAGGCCGCGCCCGCTTGTGCCCGCCCGAAGACCCCGCGTATGCGGAGGCCCGGTCCTGTTATCTGGCCAAATTGCCCCAAAGCGAAGGGCTGTTCTCGTTTCAGGATTTTTCTCTCGTCGTCATTGAACCGCAGACCTTCCGCTTTGTCGCCGGCTTCGGCCGGGCCCTGACGATCTCGGCCGAGCAGTTTGCCGGCCTCAGCCGCGCCTGA
- the sucD gene encoding succinate--CoA ligase subunit alpha has product MSILITPATKVLVQGITGEFGARHTKLSLDYGTQIAAGVTPGKGGQFFEHNGHKVPIFNTVRDAVAATGATVSTVFVPPPFAADAILECADAELDLCVAITEGIPIKDMISAKRALAGRKTRLIGPNCPGIVTPGAGKDSTGGCRIGIAPGYIHKQGHVGVVSRSGTLTYEAVFQLTSKGLGQTTSVGIGGDPVNGTSHLDVIKLFNDDPDTWGIIMIGEIGGSAEAEAARWIKANCKKPVAGFIAGATAPAGRRMGHAGAVVGGAEDTAAAKIAIFKECGIECAITPSDMADALIRAAQARGAKLA; this is encoded by the coding sequence ATGTCCATTCTCATCACTCCCGCAACCAAGGTCCTCGTTCAGGGCATCACCGGCGAATTCGGCGCGCGCCACACCAAGCTCTCGCTCGACTACGGCACCCAGATCGCCGCCGGCGTCACCCCCGGCAAGGGCGGCCAGTTCTTCGAGCACAACGGCCACAAGGTGCCGATCTTCAACACCGTCCGCGACGCCGTCGCCGCCACCGGTGCCACCGTCTCCACCGTCTTCGTGCCGCCGCCGTTCGCGGCCGACGCCATCCTTGAGTGCGCCGACGCCGAGCTCGATCTCTGCGTCGCCATCACCGAGGGCATTCCGATCAAGGACATGATCTCCGCCAAGCGCGCCCTGGCCGGCCGCAAGACCCGCCTCATCGGGCCCAATTGCCCCGGTATCGTCACCCCCGGCGCAGGCAAGGACTCCACCGGCGGCTGCCGCATCGGCATCGCTCCCGGCTACATCCACAAGCAGGGCCACGTCGGCGTCGTTTCCCGTTCCGGCACCCTCACCTACGAGGCCGTCTTCCAGCTCACCTCCAAGGGCCTCGGCCAGACCACCTCCGTCGGTATCGGCGGCGATCCGGTCAACGGCACGTCGCACCTGGACGTCATCAAGCTCTTCAACGACGACCCCGACACCTGGGGCATCATCATGATCGGTGAGATCGGCGGCAGCGCCGAAGCCGAGGCCGCCCGCTGGATCAAGGCGAACTGCAAGAAACCCGTCGCAGGTTTCATCGCCGGAGCCACCGCCCCGGCCGGCCGCCGCATGGGCCACGCCGGCGCCGTCGTCGGCGGCGCCGAAGACACCGCCGCCGCGAAGATCGCGATCTTCAAGGAATGCGGCATCGAGTGCGCCATCACCCCGAGCGATATGGCCGACGCCCTTATCCGCGCCGCTCAAGCCCGCGGCGCCAAGCTGGCCTGA
- the sucC gene encoding ADP-forming succinate--CoA ligase subunit beta has translation MNIHEYQAKALFEKYGVAVPKGVAVRTAAEFEPALAQLPDAPVVVKSQIHAGGRGKGTFTDGFKGGVKFAKTKADALGFAKAMFNNTLVTAQTGPAGRKVQTIYFTQASDITKEYYLAILLDRVSSRPVIVASTEGGVEIEKVAHETPDKIFKIIVDPAVGLQGYQARELAFRLGLSGDYFKNAVKLITSLYRMFWETDAAMVEVNPLITTPTGQVLALDAKVSFDDNALFRHPELVALRDLNEEDPKEIEASKYSLSYIALDGNIACLVNGAGLAMSTMDIIKHFGGSPANFLDVGGGASKDQVTAAFKIILTDPNVKGILVNIFGGIMDCNTIATGVVAASRELALTIPLVVRLEGNNVAAGKKTLAESGLKIESADTMADAAQKIVKLVA, from the coding sequence ATGAATATTCACGAGTATCAGGCCAAGGCATTGTTCGAGAAATATGGTGTCGCCGTCCCCAAGGGCGTCGCCGTCCGCACCGCCGCCGAATTTGAACCTGCGCTGGCCCAACTCCCCGACGCCCCGGTCGTCGTGAAATCCCAGATCCACGCCGGTGGCCGCGGCAAGGGTACGTTCACCGACGGCTTCAAGGGCGGTGTTAAGTTCGCCAAGACCAAGGCCGACGCCCTCGGCTTCGCGAAGGCCATGTTCAACAACACCCTCGTGACCGCCCAGACCGGTCCGGCCGGCCGCAAGGTCCAGACCATCTACTTCACCCAGGCCAGCGACATCACCAAGGAATACTACCTCGCCATCCTGCTTGACCGCGTTTCCTCCCGCCCCGTCATCGTCGCCTCCACCGAGGGTGGCGTCGAGATCGAGAAGGTCGCGCACGAGACCCCCGACAAGATTTTCAAGATCATCGTCGACCCGGCCGTCGGCCTCCAGGGCTACCAGGCCCGCGAACTCGCCTTCCGCCTCGGCCTCTCCGGCGATTATTTCAAGAACGCGGTGAAGCTCATCACCTCGCTGTACCGCATGTTCTGGGAAACCGACGCCGCCATGGTCGAGGTCAACCCGCTCATCACCACGCCGACCGGCCAGGTGCTCGCCCTCGACGCCAAGGTCTCCTTCGACGACAACGCCCTCTTCCGCCACCCCGAGCTCGTCGCCCTCCGCGACCTCAACGAGGAGGACCCCAAGGAAATCGAGGCCTCGAAATACTCGCTCTCCTACATCGCCCTCGACGGCAACATCGCCTGCCTCGTCAACGGCGCCGGCCTCGCCATGAGCACGATGGACATCATCAAGCATTTCGGCGGCAGCCCGGCCAACTTCCTCGACGTCGGCGGCGGCGCCTCCAAGGACCAGGTCACGGCCGCCTTCAAGATCATCCTCACCGACCCGAACGTGAAGGGCATCCTCGTCAACATCTTCGGCGGCATCATGGACTGCAATACGATCGCCACCGGCGTCGTCGCCGCCAGCCGCGAGCTCGCCCTCACCATCCCCCTCGTCGTCCGCCTCGAGGGCAACAACGTCGCCGCCGGCAAGAAGACCCTCGCCGAGTCCGGCCTCAAGATCGAGTCCGCCGACACCATGGCCGACGCCGCCCAGAAGATCGTCAAGCTCGTCGCCTAA
- a CDS encoding phage regulatory CII family protein, translated as MQSHELLKEVLKKTSAKQVAADMGLSLSLIYKWAEPPQDETGSGANNPLDRIEQLLRITNDARIAQWVCERAGGFFITNPKAKPHPYQLIPFTNNIVQEFADMLGVIAVAAADNTVTKDEAKAIRRRWEDLKSVTEGFVHSCEEGNFRALQSGITKSDAARTAD; from the coding sequence ATGCAATCGCATGAGCTGCTCAAGGAAGTGCTGAAAAAGACCAGCGCGAAACAGGTCGCGGCCGACATGGGCCTGTCCCTCTCGCTCATCTACAAGTGGGCCGAGCCCCCGCAGGACGAGACCGGGAGCGGGGCCAACAATCCGCTCGATCGCATCGAGCAACTCCTGCGCATCACCAACGATGCCCGGATTGCGCAGTGGGTCTGTGAGCGCGCCGGCGGCTTTTTCATCACCAATCCCAAGGCCAAGCCACACCCCTACCAGTTGATTCCTTTCACGAACAATATCGTGCAGGAATTCGCCGACATGCTCGGCGTGATTGCCGTGGCGGCGGCGGACAACACCGTGACGAAGGATGAGGCCAAGGCCATCCGGCGCCGCTGGGAGGACCTGAAATCGGTGACGGAGGGATTTGTACACAGTTGTGAGGAAGGAAATTTCCGCGCGCTGCAATCGGGCATTACGAAGTCTGATGCAGCCCGGACCGCGGATTAG
- a CDS encoding outer membrane beta-barrel protein — protein sequence MTKQSLRLAGWATALLSLAGTAAADIKLNENFSVSGYVSGTAFYQDDDLAAGGSADDSFMDVDAVKLSSIASFEKLTGTVSLHTFNTSDLVVLDAFATYSLDGGSSVTVGKFLSYLGYEAFDYPNMLQISYANNSGFSGYIPAYHSGVRYDFSGEGVSGGVAVLDSVNPGAGYWKGDGDLDNGAGFEAYLKFSKGDASLFTAIAYDDGANLTNDDLFTFDVWAQTKVSGVTLAAEYCYSQLSAPAGDTDGYFWLLLAMGSLNDKWTLTGRLSGGEEEGAGDAEYVKATISPAVTITPNLGVLFEYSYFDYKNYWKDSSSFFATQVIFKF from the coding sequence ATGACCAAGCAATCCCTCAGACTCGCGGGTTGGGCCACCGCCCTCCTGTCCCTGGCCGGCACGGCCGCCGCCGACATCAAGTTGAACGAGAACTTCAGTGTCTCGGGCTACGTCAGCGGCACCGCCTTCTACCAGGATGACGATCTCGCCGCCGGCGGCAGCGCCGACGACTCCTTCATGGACGTCGACGCCGTCAAGCTCAGCAGCATCGCCTCCTTCGAGAAGCTCACCGGCACCGTGAGCCTGCATACCTTCAACACATCGGACCTGGTGGTCCTCGATGCCTTCGCGACTTACTCGCTCGACGGCGGCAGCTCCGTCACGGTCGGCAAATTCCTGAGCTACCTCGGTTACGAAGCCTTCGACTACCCGAACATGCTGCAGATCTCGTACGCCAACAACAGCGGCTTCTCGGGTTACATCCCTGCCTACCACTCCGGCGTGCGCTACGACTTCTCGGGCGAGGGCGTCAGCGGCGGTGTTGCCGTGCTGGACTCCGTGAATCCCGGCGCCGGTTACTGGAAGGGTGACGGCGACCTCGACAATGGCGCCGGCTTCGAGGCCTACCTGAAGTTCTCCAAGGGTGACGCCAGCCTCTTCACCGCCATCGCCTACGATGACGGCGCGAACCTGACGAATGACGACCTGTTCACCTTCGATGTGTGGGCCCAGACCAAGGTCAGCGGCGTCACGCTCGCCGCCGAGTACTGCTACTCGCAGCTCAGCGCCCCGGCCGGCGACACCGACGGCTACTTCTGGCTCCTGCTCGCCATGGGCTCGCTCAATGACAAGTGGACCCTCACGGGCCGTCTCAGCGGCGGCGAGGAAGAAGGCGCCGGCGATGCCGAGTACGTCAAGGCCACCATCTCCCCGGCGGTGACGATCACCCCGAACCTCGGCGTGCTCTTCGAATA